The following are encoded in a window of Staphylococcus piscifermentans genomic DNA:
- a CDS encoding YIP1 family protein encodes MDQSNLILGSTFSKFREQPKWALNLIIWLIVISASIWLTFSFSDVTGQLTQANPDADMDKAKAIMGPVSIITSIFGSLFTLLFSWLIVLAIARIFKSQVRKRSIFAGTLFALLVSSCIALVVTLIQVIVGLDLVQYSITSLNIFDKGNKVLGAFNLQTLISGYLFTLLLYKTCRLSGKVSIIFGVVFVVLSIGSALIGAIGQ; translated from the coding sequence ATGGATCAATCTAATTTAATTCTCGGCTCTACTTTCAGTAAATTTAGAGAGCAACCTAAATGGGCGCTGAATCTTATCATTTGGCTGATTGTTATTTCAGCTTCAATTTGGTTAACCTTTAGTTTTTCAGATGTTACAGGACAACTTACACAAGCAAATCCAGATGCTGATATGGACAAGGCCAAAGCTATTATGGGGCCTGTATCAATAATTACGAGTATTTTTGGTTCACTCTTTACATTACTTTTCTCTTGGCTTATCGTTTTAGCAATTGCACGAATCTTTAAATCACAAGTTAGAAAGCGCAGCATTTTCGCTGGTACACTTTTTGCTTTGTTAGTAAGTTCATGCATTGCTTTAGTAGTTACTTTAATTCAAGTCATTGTGGGATTAGATCTAGTTCAATACAGTATCACTAGTCTTAATATCTTTGACAAAGGCAATAAAGTGTTGGGTGCTTTTAATTTGCAAACACTCATTTCAGGTTATTTATTCACTTTATTACTTTATAAAACTTGTCGTCTTTCAGGGAAAGTCTCAATTATTTTCGGTGTAGTATTTGTTGTTTTATCAATTGGTTCTGCTCTGATAGGTGCAATTGGACAATAG
- a CDS encoding efflux RND transporter periplasmic adaptor subunit: MKRKTIWIISIIAAILVLFIIALVVKKTSGDSDNKNTYEVYKTKYESPLTMQGKASPYSVKSYLNNSSVGNYLYTLVSDGQKVEKGQPLISYDTSGNSREDLVNKVNQAQQARNKAPNDDNTFTQLNKAYKALNDFDNQVNDSIYASFPGTIQIVQSDQPNDGQTILQLVSNEPQIKTTVSEYDLNKIKKGKEVDFKVNSTGEKGTGQIKQVSELPTSYEDNLQGDSGGSAGMPGAGDDAGEGQEGGAASQASNPVVNDVDGKGGSSDASKYNVVISNLSKPVRAGFSLDVSVPSHAIKLPSSVLTKGNYVYVIDKHNKVEKRQIKIEERDGQKYVKSGLKEGDKLVKHPKSSLKSGDKIEVAK, encoded by the coding sequence TTGAAAAGGAAAACAATTTGGATTATCTCGATTATTGCAGCGATATTAGTATTATTTATTATTGCTCTGGTTGTAAAAAAGACCTCAGGAGATTCTGATAACAAAAATACATATGAAGTTTATAAAACCAAATATGAAAGTCCATTAACTATGCAAGGGAAAGCTTCCCCTTATTCAGTAAAATCTTATTTAAATAATAGTTCTGTTGGTAACTATTTATATACATTAGTTTCAGACGGGCAAAAGGTAGAAAAAGGACAACCGCTTATCAGTTATGATACGAGCGGAAATTCAAGAGAAGACCTTGTAAATAAGGTGAACCAAGCACAGCAAGCAAGAAACAAAGCACCGAATGATGATAATACATTTACACAATTAAATAAGGCGTATAAAGCATTGAATGATTTTGATAATCAAGTAAATGACAGTATATATGCAAGTTTCCCAGGAACAATCCAAATCGTGCAAAGCGATCAACCAAATGATGGCCAAACAATTTTACAATTGGTTTCCAATGAGCCGCAGATAAAAACTACAGTGTCTGAATATGACCTTAACAAAATTAAAAAAGGTAAAGAAGTTGATTTCAAAGTCAACAGCACTGGCGAAAAAGGAACAGGCCAAATCAAGCAAGTTTCAGAATTGCCTACAAGTTATGAAGACAATTTGCAAGGTGACAGCGGTGGATCAGCTGGCATGCCCGGTGCAGGAGACGATGCAGGCGAAGGTCAAGAAGGAGGCGCTGCAAGCCAAGCTTCAAATCCTGTAGTAAATGACGTTGATGGAAAGGGCGGCTCAAGTGACGCTTCAAAATATAATGTAGTTATCAGCAACCTTTCAAAACCAGTCAGAGCAGGTTTCTCATTAGATGTTTCAGTTCCTTCTCATGCTATTAAATTACCATCAAGCGTTTTAACCAAAGGTAATTATGTTTACGTGATTGATAAACACAATAAAGTGGAAAAACGTCAAATTAAAATAGAAGAAAGAGATGGACAAAAATATGTGAAATCAGGCTTGAAGGAAGGAGACAAACTTGTTAAGCACCCTAAATCTTCTTTAAAAAGTGGAGATAAGATAGAGGTGGCGAAATGA
- a CDS encoding ABC transporter ATP-binding protein has translation MIKLKNINRSFKNGDKINHILKDINLEINKGEFIAIMGPSGSGKSTLINIIGFIDRGYSGDYLFNGKNYKRSSDNKLAEIRNHVVGFVFQNFKLIQNNTILENVSIPLVYAGIGSQERKKRVLSTLHDVGLYDKENLVPNKLSGGQQQRVAIARSIVNRPDFIIADEPTGALDSKTSEDIMELFTKLNEEKHTTMIMVTHDREVAEQADRIIHILDGRIQKEEVIR, from the coding sequence ATGATTAAATTAAAAAACATAAATCGCTCTTTTAAAAACGGTGATAAAATCAACCATATTTTAAAGGATATCAACCTTGAAATTAATAAAGGAGAATTTATTGCCATAATGGGGCCATCTGGTTCAGGTAAAAGTACATTGATTAATATTATCGGCTTTATTGACCGCGGATATAGTGGTGATTATCTATTCAATGGAAAAAATTATAAACGCAGTTCGGATAATAAGTTAGCTGAAATCAGAAACCACGTGGTAGGTTTTGTCTTCCAGAACTTTAAATTAATACAAAATAATACCATTTTAGAAAATGTCAGCATTCCTTTAGTTTATGCAGGTATAGGAAGTCAAGAAAGAAAAAAGAGAGTATTAAGTACACTGCATGACGTGGGGCTATATGATAAAGAAAACTTAGTTCCGAATAAATTATCTGGGGGTCAGCAGCAACGTGTAGCGATTGCACGTTCTATAGTGAATCGACCAGATTTCATCATTGCCGATGAACCTACAGGAGCTTTAGACTCCAAAACTTCAGAAGACATCATGGAGTTGTTTACTAAATTGAATGAAGAAAAACATACTACTATGATTATGGTAACGCACGACCGCGAAGTGGCAGAACAAGCAGACCGTATCATTCATATATTGGATGGTCGTATTCAAAAAGAAGAGGTGATACGATGA
- a CDS encoding amidohydrolase family protein: MKIFDSHFHIIDYRYPIIENQGYLPPNYLIKDYKKDTKKLDIVGGTVVSGSFQGFDQQYLIHTLNKLGKGFYGVTQLPIEVSDKKILKLKSQGITAVRFNIQRGGIESLKNLRYFSERIYELAGWHTELYLNTKTLSQITDTLKALPRVSIDHLGLSKEGLPTLLDLVDHGLHVKATGFSRGNLDVVETMKQIYMVNPEALMFGTDLPSTRAPQPFSLNDVKKIQEAFDEEACSKIFYQNAQHWYQKN, translated from the coding sequence ATGAAAATATTTGACTCACATTTTCACATTATTGATTATCGTTATCCTATTATTGAAAACCAAGGTTACTTACCCCCTAATTATTTAATTAAAGATTACAAAAAAGATACTAAAAAATTAGACATCGTAGGCGGTACAGTAGTGTCAGGTTCTTTTCAAGGATTCGATCAACAGTATTTAATTCACACACTCAATAAATTGGGCAAAGGATTCTATGGAGTAACTCAGCTACCTATTGAAGTATCAGATAAAAAAATCTTAAAGCTTAAATCACAGGGCATTACTGCGGTGCGTTTCAATATTCAGCGGGGCGGTATAGAAAGTTTGAAAAATCTGCGTTATTTTTCTGAACGTATTTATGAATTGGCAGGTTGGCATACGGAGCTCTATTTAAACACTAAGACATTGTCACAAATAACAGATACTTTAAAAGCTTTACCACGTGTATCTATTGATCATCTCGGACTATCCAAGGAGGGTCTACCGACATTATTAGATTTAGTTGACCATGGGTTACATGTGAAAGCGACAGGTTTCAGTCGCGGTAATCTAGATGTAGTTGAAACGATGAAACAAATTTATATGGTTAATCCGGAAGCGTTGATGTTCGGTACAGACTTACCTTCAACACGTGCGCCCCAACCTTTTTCTCTGAATGACGTCAAAAAGATTCAAGAAGCTTTTGATGAAGAAGCTTGCAGCAAGATTTTTTATCAGAATGCACAGCATTGGTATCAAAAGAATTAA
- a CDS encoding CidA/LrgA family protein, whose amino-acid sequence MTARVLKIILQVVVIYGITMLGNTIQHLLHIPLAGSIVGLGLFFLLLQFKIIPVKWVKDGADFLLTTMVFFFIPSVVGVMDIVSDIHLNFIVFFAVIILGTIAVAFTSGLIAEKMANRTHVTKGHHVS is encoded by the coding sequence ATGACCGCTAGAGTATTAAAAATAATATTACAAGTCGTAGTAATTTATGGCATTACAATGTTAGGCAACACCATCCAACACTTATTGCATATTCCATTAGCTGGAAGCATCGTCGGCCTAGGACTTTTTTTCCTACTATTACAATTTAAAATAATTCCTGTCAAATGGGTCAAAGACGGTGCAGACTTCTTATTAACTACAATGGTATTTTTCTTTATACCTTCTGTAGTAGGAGTCATGGATATTGTAAGTGATATTCATTTAAACTTCATCGTTTTCTTTGCTGTTATTATACTCGGTACTATTGCAGTAGCGTTTACTTCTGGACTTATTGCAGAAAAAATGGCGAACAGAACACATGTTACTAAAGGACATCATGTATCATGA
- a CDS encoding ABC transporter permease: protein MNRLANILSVSLRSIMKNKRRNIFTMIGIIIGIAAVITIMSLGNGFKKTASEQFSDSGASKDAAIINFIPTGDSNEKTDPFSPNDIQTAERVDGVASAHKKEDKNQSFQAKMTNSQHHGDLNVYKKNSYDSVDKGHGFSSDDNELEEKVITVDNQIAKKVFHNEAIGKTLFIGDEGFKVIGIANEGTEENTVYMPTKTFDHYLPNLTQNMAQLEIKLDEGSNKKEVANKVAKKLSEKGSGQSAGTYQYSDTEQMMKGITKIFDGITYFVAAVAGISLFIAGIGVMNVMYISVAERSEEIAIRRAFGAKARDIEIQFLVESVVLCLIGGIIGLILGIAIASLVDAVTPSYIKSVVSLGSVLLAVGVSTLIGVVFGWIPARAAAKKELIDIIK, encoded by the coding sequence ATGAATCGATTAGCAAATATATTATCCGTATCACTTCGTTCAATTATGAAGAATAAACGCCGTAATATCTTCACTATGATTGGTATTATCATAGGGATAGCAGCAGTTATTACCATAATGTCATTAGGTAATGGTTTTAAGAAGACAGCTTCAGAGCAATTCTCTGATTCAGGTGCTTCTAAAGATGCAGCGATTATTAACTTTATACCGACAGGAGACTCTAATGAGAAAACAGATCCTTTTTCTCCTAATGATATACAGACAGCTGAACGTGTTGATGGCGTTGCAAGTGCGCATAAAAAGGAAGACAAGAATCAGTCTTTCCAAGCCAAAATGACTAATAGCCAACATCATGGAGACCTCAATGTATATAAAAAGAATTCCTATGATAGCGTAGATAAAGGACATGGATTTTCTTCAGATGATAATGAGCTTGAAGAAAAAGTAATAACTGTCGATAATCAAATTGCTAAAAAAGTATTTCATAATGAAGCAATCGGCAAGACGCTTTTCATTGGAGATGAAGGGTTTAAAGTAATAGGCATTGCTAATGAAGGTACAGAGGAAAATACTGTCTATATGCCTACGAAAACATTCGATCATTATTTGCCGAATCTTACTCAAAATATGGCTCAACTTGAAATTAAATTAGATGAAGGCAGCAACAAAAAAGAAGTCGCTAATAAAGTAGCTAAAAAATTAAGTGAAAAAGGTTCTGGACAATCAGCAGGGACTTATCAGTATTCTGATACCGAACAAATGATGAAAGGTATTACTAAAATATTTGACGGTATCACATACTTTGTAGCAGCAGTAGCGGGTATTTCACTCTTTATTGCTGGTATCGGAGTAATGAACGTGATGTATATTTCGGTTGCAGAACGTTCTGAAGAAATTGCGATACGGCGTGCATTTGGAGCTAAAGCACGAGATATTGAGATACAGTTTTTAGTCGAGAGTGTGGTCTTATGTTTAATAGGTGGTATTATCGGTTTAATACTCGGTATTGCTATCGCATCACTCGTTGATGCAGTCACACCAAGCTACATCAAGAGCGTAGTCAGTCTAGGCTCAGTGCTATTAGCTGTAGGCGTTTCAACATTAATAGGTGTTGTATTTGGTTGGATTCCTGCACGTGCAGCAGCGAAAAAAGAATTGATTGATATTATTAAGTAA
- the cidR gene encoding cidABC operon transcriptional activator CidR produces the protein MDIKQMSYFIAVVQQGGMTNASKELYVAQPTISKAIKDLENELGSPLFDRSKRHLSLTDSGKIFYKKSLEIMNLFDNLPKEVNQLKGLEAGHISIGLSAVMNMNKFIETLGDFHQMYPNITYNLVENGGKALEQQIISNEIDIGITTLPVDNAIFESIPLYNEDLLLVVSETHPLAQQDTVEMKELANEDFILFNEDFYLNDKIIETAKRSGFVPKTISKISQWNFIENLLTEGLGVSILPENIVKMLNGPIHSLKINDDAMRWQLGVIWKKEKYINYATREYIDYMKTALTTKE, from the coding sequence ATGGATATTAAACAAATGAGCTACTTTATTGCCGTTGTTCAACAAGGCGGTATGACAAATGCATCAAAAGAATTATACGTAGCTCAACCAACAATCAGTAAAGCAATTAAGGATTTAGAAAATGAATTGGGAAGTCCTTTGTTTGATCGCAGCAAACGTCATTTATCTCTTACAGATAGCGGTAAGATTTTTTATAAGAAATCATTAGAAATTATGAATCTTTTCGATAATCTCCCTAAAGAAGTGAATCAATTGAAAGGGTTAGAAGCGGGACATATCAGTATTGGCTTGTCTGCTGTGATGAATATGAATAAATTTATTGAAACGTTAGGTGATTTTCATCAGATGTATCCTAACATCACTTATAATCTCGTCGAAAACGGCGGCAAAGCTCTCGAACAACAAATTATTAGTAATGAAATTGATATAGGTATTACCACTCTGCCAGTTGATAATGCAATCTTTGAATCGATTCCTCTATATAATGAAGATTTATTACTTGTAGTCAGCGAAACGCATCCATTAGCCCAGCAGGACACGGTTGAGATGAAAGAACTGGCAAATGAGGATTTTATACTTTTCAATGAGGATTTTTACTTGAATGATAAAATAATTGAAACTGCAAAGCGTTCTGGATTCGTTCCTAAAACAATTTCTAAAATTTCACAGTGGAACTTTATTGAAAATTTATTGACAGAAGGTCTAGGCGTTAGCATTTTGCCTGAAAATATTGTGAAAATGTTGAATGGGCCGATACATAGTCTGAAGATTAATGATGACGCAATGCGATGGCAACTTGGTGTTATTTGGAAAAAAGAAAAGTACATCAACTATGCCACAAGAGAGTATATTGACTATATGAAGACAGCTTTAACTACAAAAGAATAG
- a CDS encoding pyruvate oxidase: MAKIKANQALVEALLQWDVDHLYGIPGDSIDAVVDSLRTVSEQIKFYHVRHEEVGSLAAAAYTKLTGKIGVSLAIGGPGAVHLLNGMYDAKMDGVPQLVLVGQSNSNLLGTKAFQETNLLSLCEDVSVYNRQINEKDDDIFGIVNEAIKTAYEKKGVATLILPNNLLTRKVKDTTNKPVNKKRPTIPAPNPSKIKKAAKLINKAKKPVLLMGTGAKHAGPEVEALINKAKIPTIITLPAKTIIPDDHPYNLGNLGKIGTKASYQAMQNADLLIMVGTNYPYVDYLPKKNIKAVQIDVDPKAIGHRFNVNAGIIGDAKIALTELTDLVKPVKTRKFLNEALDNLKTWKEWMQKDLDNDAFPIRPEHLMQAINREADNDAVYSIDVGTSTVWSTRYLSLKPSNEFIISSWLGTMGCALPGAIASNVAFPNRQVIGIAGDGAFQMVMQDFATAVQYNMPMVIFVMNNKELAFIKYEQQAAGELEYAIDFSEMDMAKFAEACGGAGYTLTDPSDIDTVVEAAFKENRPTLVDVHVDPNAAPLPGKIVPDEAINYAKWAYRSITEDKKLDLDEIPPLSTAAKRFL, translated from the coding sequence ATGGCAAAAATTAAAGCAAATCAAGCGCTTGTAGAAGCATTACTACAATGGGATGTTGATCACTTATATGGTATCCCAGGAGATTCAATCGATGCAGTTGTAGATAGTTTGCGTACAGTTAGTGAACAAATTAAATTCTATCATGTACGTCATGAAGAAGTTGGAAGCTTAGCAGCTGCAGCTTATACAAAATTAACTGGTAAAATCGGGGTATCACTAGCAATTGGCGGACCTGGTGCAGTTCACTTATTAAATGGTATGTACGACGCTAAAATGGACGGCGTACCTCAATTAGTACTTGTCGGCCAATCAAACAGTAACTTGCTTGGTACTAAAGCTTTCCAAGAAACTAACTTGTTAAGCCTATGTGAAGATGTATCTGTTTATAACAGACAAATTAATGAAAAAGATGACGATATCTTTGGTATCGTTAATGAAGCAATTAAAACAGCTTATGAGAAAAAAGGTGTGGCAACTTTAATCTTGCCTAACAACTTGTTAACTCGCAAAGTTAAAGATACAACTAACAAACCAGTTAACAAAAAACGCCCTACAATTCCAGCTCCAAACCCATCTAAAATCAAAAAAGCTGCTAAATTAATTAACAAAGCTAAAAAACCTGTATTATTAATGGGTACTGGTGCAAAACATGCTGGACCAGAAGTAGAAGCATTGATTAACAAAGCTAAAATTCCGACAATCATTACGTTACCTGCAAAAACAATCATTCCTGATGATCACCCATACAACTTAGGTAACTTAGGTAAAATCGGTACTAAAGCTTCTTATCAAGCAATGCAAAATGCTGATTTATTAATCATGGTTGGTACTAACTATCCTTACGTTGACTACCTACCTAAGAAAAATATCAAAGCAGTACAAATTGACGTTGATCCTAAAGCAATCGGTCACCGTTTCAATGTTAACGCTGGTATTATCGGAGATGCTAAAATCGCTTTAACTGAATTAACTGATTTAGTTAAACCAGTTAAGACTCGTAAATTCTTAAATGAAGCATTAGATAACCTTAAAACATGGAAAGAATGGATGCAAAAAGACCTTGATAATGATGCATTCCCAATTCGTCCAGAACACTTAATGCAAGCTATCAACAGAGAAGCAGACAACGATGCTGTTTACTCAATCGATGTTGGTACTTCAACAGTTTGGTCAACACGTTACCTTAGCTTGAAACCAAGTAATGAATTCATCATTTCTAGTTGGTTAGGTACAATGGGTTGTGCTTTACCAGGCGCTATCGCATCAAACGTAGCATTCCCTAACCGTCAAGTTATCGGTATTGCTGGTGACGGTGCATTCCAAATGGTAATGCAAGACTTCGCAACTGCAGTTCAATATAACATGCCAATGGTAATCTTTGTTATGAACAATAAAGAATTAGCCTTCATTAAATATGAACAACAAGCAGCTGGTGAATTAGAATACGCTATCGATTTCTCTGAAATGGATATGGCTAAATTCGCTGAAGCTTGTGGCGGTGCTGGTTACACATTAACTGACCCATCTGACATTGATACAGTTGTAGAAGCTGCATTCAAAGAAAACAGACCAACACTTGTTGATGTTCATGTTGATCCTAATGCTGCACCACTTCCAGGTAAAATCGTACCTGACGAAGCAATCAACTATGCTAAATGGGCATATAGATCAATCACTGAAGATAAAAAATTAGACTTAGATGAAATCCCACCATTATCAACAGCAGCTAAACGTTTCTTATAA
- a CDS encoding GNAT family N-acetyltransferase → MQTSYIPINNQLKLVQPELIMAEQLFQVIDENRTYLSKYLPFIDDTNTVQDETEFIKLMLAQHARGTGRLFFIFLENELIGTIDLHQIDQTHQKASIGYWLAQNHTGKGIITRCLQTLCDFAFNTLKLNKLTIMANVKNQPSIRVAEHCGFTYVGTDKDELFERGHFEDFARYALLKSEFQMTTL, encoded by the coding sequence ATGCAAACTTCTTATATTCCTATTAATAATCAATTGAAATTAGTCCAACCAGAATTAATAATGGCAGAACAATTATTTCAAGTGATAGATGAAAATAGAACGTATTTATCTAAGTACTTACCCTTTATCGACGATACCAATACAGTGCAAGATGAAACTGAATTTATTAAGTTGATGTTAGCGCAACATGCAAGAGGGACAGGACGCTTATTTTTTATTTTCTTAGAAAATGAATTAATCGGAACTATTGATTTGCATCAAATTGACCAAACACATCAGAAAGCAAGTATCGGTTATTGGCTAGCTCAAAATCACACAGGAAAGGGTATCATTACACGTTGCCTTCAAACCTTGTGCGACTTTGCTTTTAATACTTTGAAGTTAAACAAGTTAACTATAATGGCTAATGTGAAAAATCAACCAAGCATCAGAGTGGCTGAACATTGTGGTTTTACATATGTAGGAACAGACAAAGATGAATTATTTGAACGTGGTCATTTTGAAGACTTTGCACGCTATGCGTTATTAAAAAGTGAATTTCAAATGACTACACTATAA
- a CDS encoding branched-chain amino acid transporter permease produces MTLTQQIITIGVVVLGTMLTRFLPFMIFSKNKETPKYVQYLGAVLPAAVFGFLVVYALRKTPIMSGSHGIPELIAIGVLVGLHLIKRNMLISIAGGTIVYMLLVQLVF; encoded by the coding sequence ATGACATTGACACAACAAATCATCACAATCGGGGTCGTCGTATTAGGTACAATGCTAACACGATTTCTACCCTTCATGATTTTTTCTAAAAATAAAGAAACACCTAAATATGTGCAATATTTAGGTGCAGTTTTGCCAGCAGCTGTATTTGGTTTCTTAGTCGTCTATGCTTTACGCAAGACTCCGATTATGTCAGGCAGTCACGGAATTCCAGAATTGATTGCTATAGGTGTGCTGGTCGGCTTGCATCTGATCAAGCGTAATATGCTGATTTCTATTGCTGGAGGTACTATTGTCTATATGTTGCTAGTGCAATTAGTATTTTAA
- a CDS encoding AzlC family ABC transporter permease, whose protein sequence is MTQKQHSHITALKAAFPQTIPIFAGFTFIGMAYGIYMHSLGFPPIYAMLMSLLIFAGSMEFVAGSLLLAPFNPFSAFFLTLMLNSRHLFYGISMLDKFKGTGAKKPYLIFGMCDETFVINSMANIPKNVDRGLFMFYVTLLNQLYWFFGTTVGSLFGVMIKFDTKGLDFVMVALFVVIFLESWLKEKNHVSSLIGLAIPIICLILFGPNQFILPSMILIVIALSLLRGYFARKGVA, encoded by the coding sequence ATGACACAGAAGCAACATTCACATATCACCGCTTTAAAAGCGGCTTTTCCTCAAACGATTCCTATCTTTGCTGGATTTACCTTTATAGGTATGGCTTATGGTATTTATATGCATTCTTTAGGATTTCCTCCTATTTATGCCATGTTAATGAGTTTGCTGATATTCGCGGGCTCTATGGAATTTGTAGCGGGCAGTTTATTACTTGCGCCGTTTAATCCATTCAGTGCTTTCTTCTTAACTTTAATGTTGAACTCTAGACACCTGTTTTATGGTATTTCTATGTTGGATAAGTTTAAAGGGACAGGCGCTAAAAAACCTTATTTGATATTTGGAATGTGCGATGAAACATTTGTAATTAATAGTATGGCGAACATACCGAAGAATGTGGACCGCGGTTTGTTTATGTTCTATGTCACATTATTGAACCAATTGTATTGGTTTTTCGGAACTACTGTAGGCAGTTTGTTCGGTGTCATGATTAAGTTCGATACCAAGGGATTAGATTTTGTGATGGTAGCACTCTTTGTCGTTATCTTTTTAGAATCTTGGTTGAAAGAAAAGAATCATGTAAGTTCATTAATCGGATTAGCTATTCCTATTATTTGTTTGATTCTATTCGGGCCTAATCAATTTATCTTGCCTTCTATGATTTTAATCGTGATTGCACTCTCGCTTTTAAGAGGTTATTTTGCTAGAAAGGGTGTGGCTTAA
- a CDS encoding acyl-CoA thioesterase, with translation MEERKLAAEAEIEVNGYDIDAMGIVSNIVYVRWFEDLRTIFVNKHMNASDMLKEDISPILMHTEIDYKVPITIHDRPVGKCWVTKMSRLKWTFEFEISSGDKVHATGTQYGGFYNIREQKIAPVPEIFRNI, from the coding sequence ATGGAAGAGCGCAAACTTGCAGCTGAAGCTGAAATTGAAGTAAACGGATATGATATTGACGCTATGGGAATAGTGAGCAATATCGTGTATGTACGTTGGTTTGAAGATTTGAGAACAATATTTGTCAATAAACATATGAATGCCTCTGACATGTTGAAAGAGGATATTTCGCCGATTCTCATGCACACTGAAATAGATTACAAAGTACCGATTACTATTCATGATCGTCCTGTCGGTAAGTGTTGGGTGACTAAGATGAGCCGTTTAAAATGGACATTTGAATTTGAAATCTCCTCTGGTGATAAAGTACATGCTACTGGAACACAGTATGGCGGTTTCTATAATATTCGAGAACAGAAAATTGCTCCAGTCCCAGAAATTTTTAGAAATATTTAG
- a CDS encoding LrgB family protein, with protein MIWIKGILMIALTVIMYLAAKKIQQKYKNPFLNPALIASLGIIIVLVLFRQDYSGYMSGGKVINQLLSCTVVCLAYPLYINRHKIVENFNIIFASVITGVVLNFTLVFFSLKLLGYSKEDIVTLLPRSITAAVGIQVSHQMGGADTITVLFIITTGLIGSMLGSLLLRMGHFKSSIAKGMAYGNASHAFGTAKALEMDLESGAFSSIGMILTAVISSVLLPILILFFY; from the coding sequence ATGATTTGGATTAAAGGCATTTTAATGATTGCACTAACCGTTATCATGTACCTTGCCGCTAAGAAAATCCAACAAAAATATAAGAATCCTTTTCTTAATCCAGCCCTAATTGCTTCACTAGGGATAATTATCGTGTTAGTGTTGTTTCGTCAAGATTATAGTGGGTACATGTCTGGTGGTAAGGTAATTAACCAACTTCTCAGCTGTACAGTAGTATGTTTAGCATATCCACTATATATTAATCGGCACAAAATCGTCGAAAATTTTAATATCATTTTCGCAAGTGTTATTACAGGAGTGGTACTTAACTTTACGTTAGTCTTCTTTTCATTGAAATTACTGGGTTATTCAAAAGAAGATATTGTAACACTCTTGCCGCGTTCTATTACAGCAGCAGTCGGTATTCAGGTATCGCACCAAATGGGCGGCGCCGATACCATCACTGTCCTCTTTATTATTACTACCGGTTTAATCGGCAGTATGTTGGGATCATTGTTACTGAGAATGGGTCATTTCAAATCGTCTATTGCGAAAGGAATGGCTTATGGGAATGCCTCCCATGCATTCGGAACGGCTAAAGCACTTGAAATGGATCTGGAATCGGGAGCTTTCAGTTCAATCGGAATGATATTAACTGCGGTAATTAGTTCAGTACTTTTACCCATCCTCATTCTCTTTTTCTACTAA